The region GTGGATCATCTCTCATCAAACAAGTGACAGCAGATGGTTGCAAAACTTCTTCTCAATTTAGAATTTTTGTTTAATCCAAAAGTATTGGTTTACAGCTTTTGTTAAATGGTCAACTAAAATATAATGCTGGTTTGAATGAGTTATTTTGTTAATTCAGCTAATGTGCATGAAGTGGGTGCAAATGTGTAATATTACATTTAAGTGACATTTTTCATGAATAGGCTATATTCTGGAGACAGACTCATTTCTCTGAGGGTTTGTACCAGTCTGCCAAACTTCAAGGTCAGGCCTGCATATACTCCATGTTCATCTGTttggtctctcactgttcaaagcAGTGTCAAAACAGAAATTCTGGTTGTTTTCCAGAGCACAGCTCAGTGTCACTGCCTATATTTGTTAGGCAGATGGTACAAAGTTCTCCTACACACCGGTTTAATGGTGATCCTTGAGTTTATAGGGGTGACCGAAGTCTTATCATTTCGAGCATAACACTGAAAATGTGCTGTGATTAAGAGTACGCAGAGCAAATTGACAGGTTCTTGAAGTGGATCATTTCCGTGAGAATGGAATACATCCCAGTTGCTGTACCACAGACCACAAAGGCTCTCGGAAAGCATGAAACAGTCACTGACTCAGTGACACTCCTACAGCCCTTAGGGTAATTTCTACTAATAACTACTCAATCCCATGAATGTTCAGCTGGGTATCCTGTCAGTTCAAGGGGTCTAATCTAATTCCCATTGAGCTGCATCCGCTAGGACTAGTTGTTTTCCTCTCCtcagacagaacaaaacaaaggaTTGGGCTATAGAGTAAGGATTTTGTGCCCATGCAATTGAAATGCTTGGACTGTAAGTGTAATGTCTGCCTCTGCTCATGCATCTAGAAAAACATTAAAGACAAATAACCAAACCGGAAGTGGACAGATAATAGCccaaatttgtatttaattaccTTGACATCATGCATAGgtctaaaaaaactaaataaagaatctcagtaaggtgttgggccaccacgAACCACCAAAAAAGCTTCAGTGTGAATTGGCGTAGATGTCTTTGGAATtgtactggagggatggaacaccctCCGGATATCCATGGTTTCTTATGAATGATTCAGGATAGGACAGAAACGGATGCAGAATTGCTCAGCCATATGTCTTCTGCCCTATGCCTTCTGTTCCATTGATGAAATTCCTGATGGGGGTCTCCACTAAGTCTGAGGATATATGGAGGTGAAAAAAGCATGTGTGCCTACCACTGCTGGGCCTGGAGTCAATAGGATCAACAGGGTTCTGCTACTTCTGGTCCCTCTTCTTCCACTACCAGACTGAGTGCAGCCTGTTTTTGGACCCCACCCTTTTCTTATTCCTTCTTCTAAAGTGCATGAATATTCAGATTTGCTGTTAAACTGGTAGATGCTATCTGGTTGTGGGTTTCTGGAGATGGTACCACTGCCTTAATCCCCACAGATTGACAGCGATGCTGCAGAGAAGGTCAAAAAGCTTTCTCGCCATGGACTTGAAATGGTCTTACCACACCAACGCTGTGGTTAACAAGATGCAACTGCTCTTCTGCAACCTCACACCAAAAAGATGTAATTTCTTGGTGAACCTTCTTTCTGGAAATTTCAACAGATGCACCATTGACAGTATACTTACAGGCTGCGTCATTGGTATGGCAACACAGGGCACACTGCCTGAGAAGATTTGATTTGATTCAATTTTGTCATTgagcaagtacagtacaacaaaatgcagtaagATATAGGAGCTACCAAGACTTAGAGAAATAATATGCTACCTCCAGTCTATTGAACTGTTAAAATATAGTGGATAAAAAGGTTGACAAACCTTGTTGAAATATTTGCTTTTGTATATGTTAAGGCAGgaatatttaagtgaaaaaaagttaaaaacatCTAATAAATGACTGATAGTATCtcaattttaaaacaattccatatgttCGTATAGTACAAATCAAATACATTGAATGAGAAGAGCTAAAATCGTGTCAAAGGTTTTAATCATAGTCCCAGACCTGAAGGAGTACAGAAATACAATTCAATAGCTCTTTGTCTTCATACAGGTTTTATAGAGGTTCAGGAGGCAGCCTCTCTATTACAGATACTGTTAGGAATTCATTGATAATGATATCCACATGTTGCCTGCTCCTTCCTTTCTCATCCTGGTCTAAGTGTGCAGATCAAATTTCACTGCATAACCAGGCTTCTCGTGCTACCTTTTCTAGGCCCCACAGTTCTGTAAAATTCTAATCTTTttaggggccctaagcaaaatttcatTTGGGGTCCCCTTTCCTCTATTGGTCAGGGGCTCCCTGGCAGTCGGAGGCCACCTAGCGGTTGGGGGCCTTAAGTGAccacttatgttgcttatgcttGGAGCCGGCCCTGATCTAGTATCACGATATAGACCATGGATATCAGTGGTCCTGCAGTCTACTCTGGTACCATTGTAATGGCATCAGCCTTTGTTTGGATTAACATGTATTGAGGGCTATCGATCTAATAGGATGCAAAGGATGTGCATTATTGGAAGACTACCACGAAGAAAGGCTGTTTGCCGATGGCAAAACATTATACATGTGAACTAAAAAAGTAATGCACATAACTAACACCCTTTAACAGGGCGCTTCAGTCagttttctaaaaataattgagCCATGAAACTGATTCTCCTTAGGAAACCTTAGTTAATGACTCCCTGTTTTCTGAGCTCAGTGAAACAATCAATATTGCTGATATTCTCATCCTTCAGACAAGCCACAGATCATTCTGTCATCCACATGAAATATATTGTTGCTCATTAGTTTCAAGTATActaaggagaaagacagagcacAGCTGTTggccttcacacacacagaaatcctAACCATGTACCTTATTGTTCAtctctcttaacaattaaatgtggaaaaatctaCAAACAGACCGTTTAGAAAAATAGTAATATATGGGCCCTTAGGCCCAAGTGacctgtttaaatgttttaataagtgTGGGATTGTGTGTacagatacattttatgaaaataccTCTACaggggtcgcacagacctccacatgctagccaacggtaccctgactgctgttaggtaccaagATAAAATcttcagacccattgtcagaccttatgctggtgcagtgggccctgggttcctcctggtgcaggacaatgcctggcctcatgtggccagagtgtgtaggcagttcctggatgaccaaggcattgatgccattgactggccctcacattccccaggcCTCATGTTCcatttgagaacctctgggacattatgtatctgTGCACCTGACTCCGCCAAGTAGTTATATTTAGTTAATTGAGACCCGATGTGCCAGTGATGGAATTAGAGTTTAGGGTAGGGAAGGGCACACTTTTTGGCTCCggggccacatcaggattttttaattaaatgaagggccacattgtttttgtaatttgtttatcATTAATTATTTGCAGGTCAGAAATGGCAAAAATTAAATCATTGATACAATAGGTCCCTTATATCTAAATTATTTCTATTCAGATGTAAAagaatgggctggtgagttatTTCTTTACtccttaaattatttttattaactaCTGCATGCCAGATGGAATTTCCTTAGTTTGCCCAGCCTGAtgattattttatgtattgagAAAACTCAGGATGGTATCAATAATTTTTCTGTTGATAAACAACTGCTTTCTTCCGTAAGGTAGGGTGGGTTAGAATAAGGTATAGGATTAGGCTTGTGACTAGGGTTAATAGATAATTAGTTGAAATTACTCATAGTCCATCTATACATGCTCTACAGACTGTCCAAATAAAGTGCTACCTGTTGTTTCAGGTTACAGATGAGGGTGTTATTGGGCTAGCAACTGCACAGTGCTCTAACAGTATAAAGGTAAGAACACCAATGTCTGTTGGAAAGAATTGTTCTTGTGGGTTCAAACATTTCTTTACCTACTGCCATCAGCCTTAACTGGTTCAATACCATTTAAGGGGAATGTTAACCCATTAAGCCCTGTTAAGTTATATGTATCATGGTCAGTGTACTGAGGGAGAAGTTAGGCATAGAAACCGACCTAGGAACAGATTATCCTAACCCCAATCCTAATTGTTAACTCAATGGTGAACAGTCGTATATGGTAGAATACAGAGGCTGCGATCAAGACTATGGTCATTAGCCAACCAGATGTCCTCAGACCCTAGAACTGTCTGTTCATTATCCAATCACAAATACAGCagtggaagaaattaagagaccactgcacctttttctttcctttccagaaaagttgagttttgagtgaggaacagaagcgttcaatttgcagtggtttcttaattttaacccttctgttccttactcaaaaccttcctttttgactttcttggaaaggaaagaaaaaggtgccgtggtctcttaattttttccagggctgtatgtatcctatatttacCCTTTTATGGTATTATATCAATGTTCACTCAGTCTACACACAGACCATGGTCTGTCCACATTTACTGAATGTGATGGTTATAGTTTTAGCAATTTATCATCCAGACACATGCAAAAACTGTACACTTCTTCCCATCTGGATGGAAGTCAAGGTTGCCACTTCCAATGTCATTGGATGTGTTGTAGGAACTCCAGTTGGCCCGATGTCGTAACCTGACGGACAAGGCTGTGAAGGCTGTCCTCACAAACTGCCCAAACATCCAGATTTTCATATTTACAGGATGTCCCCTCATCACTGGTGAGATCTTGGCTCATAGTGTCTGTTATGTAACCCAGTccaggcctgtgtgtgtttttttttcattggtaGTCAATAGAGATAAGTGTTGTATATTCACAACTGTATAAACCCTAACCTTCTCTTTACCTTAGATCAAGAGGCACTGCAGAACCTTTTAAGCCCTGTAAAGTTACAACATGTATCATGGACAGTGTACTGAGGGCGAAGTTACATGTAGATGCCGACCTAGGAACAGATTATCCTGACCTTATCCGTTACATGAAAACCATATCTGCCCTCTATCCAGAATTCCTGAACAATGTTTGGACCTACTTCAGAGGAGCACAGAAGCAGATAACAACTGTGATGGAAATGGAATTAGAAAATGTTCAAACAGTATAAATGAGTCTGAGACCGAAGTGATGATTTACATTCcaataaacaaaaaaagcatCGGAATCTCAGCTTTGTAATGTCATTCTTATCATGAACAGGAGTTAAAACCTGAAAGTGCACTTCTGACATTCATTTCCCTGACTGAACAGTGGTTGGAAGCACACAGGAGGCACTCTGTTTTGGTTGTAAAGACGTGATGCAGTCtttcatttagaaaataaaatgttgaaaaaaagTTCAGGGATGTTGGGCAGATAAACGTTTCAGAATAGGAATGTGTTCAGATTGGAAGGATTGTGGATTCCCTCCACTGTTAGGTCATTGAATGCTTTGTTAAACAGTCTTGTTTtttatatgtaataaatatttaCTTGCTTTCAGTTTTAAGAATACTAAATGCCACAGTCACGATATGAGagctgttatggaaattttgaactaaggtgcatttgagaaatgtctgtctattggctggtatgtaaatctgtacttttattgtgacacacatgtctgtataatatcagaggattattaggtatttgggccatgtcctcctgcctagaagaaggatgtattctttgtcgtcctatacatgtatgaatgagttactagttaaagataccgagaggggtctggtgtttgaataggagacatccttgaccggcacgggtggattagaggggtactcgtaaatctgtataaccctttagtgtctctgttgactatccagacattgtgtctcctcaggagttgagaaggataaggtggggggacagcccgccctttgggtaaactcttgtgacaagaccgatggcagcatcttaccacacccctttttctatgtaataaatacggattgttcatgtatggagttagagacacctcagacgattatgtgtgtgtaagcagttgacgtgtctctcatatgtgcataatagttaataaaacggttataatgtacaaagagaactttgtctctgtgttccttactccgagtgtcgatacattggaatttccatcacagagCTCAATCCACTGAAGTGTGAATGCATGAAGTTTCaaggcaaaaacaaatatacatgtATAGTTTTCATGTTTAGTTATCTAGAGGGTGTGCAGGGGTACTGACAGACCTTACTGTTTATCAAACAATTACAAGATTTGTCAAATACCCTAATCTCAAATGATTGGCATTCTtcgttgcattttttttttactttgtgaaACACAAAGTAAAAATCTCAAAGCACAATGTTTACTTTGTAAGTTAACCCATCGGGTCTGAATCAATTCACATGTACAAAGACATCACTTCACATTGAGTATACAAAATGTCTAATCATTGGTACCACAGGTGTCTACAAAGAAGGCCAGGCAATCACTGGTACCCCAAACAATCACAGATACAAGACTACAAGGCCATTCAACAGTCTTCAACCCATATCAGTGAAGGCCAGCCACACACAGAGCCCTCACTCTACATTATATTAAATTCACATGACTATAACTCTTATTGAGAAGCATTTATCAATAAGATAAATGCACTGATTGTctgtaattatatatttaacattacaTCAATCTGTAATTATACGTATAGCATTACATATTGTGTATTGTAAATAAAGTCAATTCATGGCAAGTTGAAATCCCTTGGATTAAACCTTGCtcctatattttatttatttcagtgcgCTTGTTTTGCTGGAAGGTccaattacagaaatgtttcattCTCCTGacagacaaaaaaacagaatttttttaaacagtcttATTCTCTAAATTAAGTAGAATTgtcacaactgtttcatggCACATCCCtctatggcatgtctgcaaaatgtagtaactcaCCTAAAACATTAAATTCATGCTTCAAAACCTAGTTATTGTGTAAGTAAATTGGCTTAGTTTTTTTGGTCATTGTGTGAGCCctactggtcaaaatgtttagggTACCAATCATTTGAGGCAGCCCTAACCGTTGAGGGACAATATATATTTGACTCTTCAGACAAATTGCATGGCCAGGAATCTGTTTTTAAACCATACAAAGTCTTGAAAAATGACATGAAATTAACCGATTCACAGCTTTTTGGCAGATGCAAGGAAATTTAGCAATTGGATACCAGAGAAATGTGAGATGGCTCACTTCAAAATGCCAGTGTGAACAAGActttcagagtgtgtgtgtgtgtgtgtcagagtccTGGCAGGTAGCGCCACACCGTGGTACAAGTGAGTCCGTAGTTCTCCTCTCTAACAGCTTCAGGCAGTTCAAACTGAGCCTCCTGACGCAGAAGTCTCCTGATGCCATGTCCTTCAAAAGAAGCCCGCCCTGGGTCCCCAATCAGAACCTGGGTCCCATAAGTCTGGATGCAGTGGTTCAACCAGTTGTGGAGGCTGTCCGCTAATGCCTCCTCATAGAACATGTCTCCCAGGAGGATGAGGTCATATCCACCTGGCTCTGAACCAATTATGTTCTCCTTCTCAAACATAACTGTTTCTAGACCATTCAGCTCACAGTTCAGTTGGGTCGCGATGCCTGCAACTGAAGTGAGAGGCAGAATGAGGATGGAGGTCTTTCTACCCCAGGGATATAAtcaatgtataaatgtattgtCTTACCTGGGTCAATGTCATTTGCCACAACATGAGCAGCACCGCAGAACTTGGCAGCAATAGCTGAAGCTCCACAGCCACACCCTAGATCTAACACTCTCTTGCCCTTTGAAACGCCAGGGTTACTCAGGAGATACCTGGAGATTGACAGGGTGTTGAGATAGGGTTTATTAATGGTGATTTGGATTCTCAGTTTACTACCATAGTGCCTTCCTATCATAAACACATGTACCTGGTAAGGGCTTGTCCCCCTGGCCAGTAGATTGCCCAGAATGGGTCAGAGAAGGGCCATAGTTCTGGTCTGGCATGCCAAAACCGACAGTTCGGTGTGAACAGTCTCAGACGGATTTCTGGCGTCAAGTTGCGTTCGTTTACTATCTCAGTGTTTTCTTTAATGAAGTTCTTTATATCATTATCCGAGACACAGTCTTGAAGGTATCCATTTGTAGTACTAGTGCAAAGTGCTTGGACAATTTTCATGAAACCTTTGTCTTTAAGGTACAAAATTGCACGCCTATTTAACAATAACATTGTTACTAATTGTTAACTAGCTAGAAGCTAATTGGCAGTATGTAAATTACCAGTACATAAATGCAGTTAATGTTTCACATAATATCTTTCTACTAAATTTATTTAAGTGACAGAGACATCGTCTATTTAAACTCGGCGGTCCGTCAATCAGTTTGCATTCACTTGTAATCTCGCTTTCGACAACTGCAGTAATATCCTACCCACACAAACCACCATGGACTTGCTAATACTATTCCTGTCTCGTTCAGCAAAGGAAGACGAGGAAGAgatatgttttgttattgtttagaggcaagATTCTACACCGTGTCcctgtaataaaaacaataactacAGCTGAATGTTTAGCAGTATTTAATCCCCATTTCACACGAAAATACAGTCTATCCTAACAACCAGCTTGAACCCACACGGACAAAAAACATGACGGGACCAGTGTAACGGTTTTAAAATGCCCATGCGAAGTACATTTGGTTCcgaagtgtaaaaaaaataaacattttcagaaggTGGTTCGTCATAACAAAAGCTCATTGCTCAAGCAAAATATCTgggttattttatttcatgaaataTAGGACgatgtatatttttgtttagtatATATAAGCAGTCAGACAGCATCAAACACCTTGATTGAACTAAAACAAGAGCGATGTTGTCTAGTTCGAATGCCACTTGCAATTTAAAGGAAACTTTACCTTTTGAAGTAATTCCTTTCATTAATAGATGAAAACACCTGGGCTTTTATCCATACCACattaaaatgtcaacattatttTCAGATAAGATTAAGATCATTTTTCCACCAGCATGTGGAAACAACTCTTTTGGCTGACTCATTTGGCTCCCGACACTTATAAATAACACTACATCTATTACAAATGCTACGTTACCCAAAAAAGACGTTTGTTCCGGAGTTGCCCAAGTGTTGCAGGAGGAGGTGCTACGTTCCATTGAAGCTTTTCTGTTTCAGTTTTCAGTGGTCTGtgcaacaaaaacataatatcTCAGGTATGTcacatttaaaacttttttctACAAAGAACAGTAACGCTTGTTATGTTTGTGATTTCCCCTATAGCCTGAGCTTCCCGATGTTTAGAACAGCGATTTGTCTCCCCTATAGGCGAGGATGGCAGATTACTTGGATtttatgtttgttgttgttacaGTTGACTGGGATAGCTTGTTTTATATTACAAAATCGTACTAACATCGTCAATACCGTATCAACGAAACctgacagaaagaaacaaattaCATCTTCAGAATCCGGTCCCCATCTGTCACATTATGTTTCTGAAACGAAACAATGGTAAATCTTTGCTTTCTTCCGCAGCGAGGGTTAAGAGACCGTCTTAAAAATGCACCTTTTTGCCTGTTAATACCAAACATGGTCAATACCAAAACATTCAGCAACATAAACAATGGATGTAGCTTTAGAATGTGGTGAAGGAAAGCTTTATATTAAAGATTCAGACTTTGATCGTCAATACCTAATCAAAAAAAACCGCCAGAAAATCAGGAATTATATTTCTGCTGACGATAGTTAATAAGCAACACTCCTTATTTTCTGTTGCgtaaaatttaaaaaagacaaatgtacatgcatgtctacactgcgtgcacaattattagtcaaatcgtattcctcaagatttattttattgatgaaacacaatgctctcagtcaatccaaaatataattgaacctcaaacctgaatgtttaacaaaggaaaagtgagttttgatctttcaccggggaatacataagagtgcagaattattaggcaacaattggtgtgcagaattattaggcaacacaaaaaaaaaaatacttccaaTTCACATGTTTATTCTCATTTTTAGagtaagtgtaacaaataagtaacacaaaatgacaattaaaatatactttcaaaaatattcagtgaccaaccatcttttcaataactgccatgagccttccatccatggagtctgtcagtttcttgatctgttcacgatcaactttcacagaagcagcaaccacagcatcccaaatgctgttcaaagagatGTATTGTCTTCACTGACTGTAAAtttcacatttgagaagggcccacaaattctcgataggatttaagtcaggagaggaagggggccaggtcattattcgggcatctttgtggcccttgctggctagccaagcagtggagtccttggatgcatgtgatggagaatTTTCCTGCATGAAGAATGCTGAGGTCTTCTTCCCAtaccactgtttgaagaaagtatcttccagaaactggcaatAGGTTTAGGAGTtgtgtttcagtccatcttcaacccgaaaaggtccaactacctcatctttaatgatagcagcccataccagtacacTGTAAATAAACGGTCAAAtgactgaaaaaaaaactgtacaaaaTAGATTAAtacttaataataaaaaaataataaaacatttaaatgactgGCAGCTATGGCTGCCAAACAAATAACCTACAATTAAAGCAAAATATCCTAACTCAAATAAAGGGCAAAAACAATACATGTACAgatattttcataaaaggtTTTGATGAGAAACTTATTTTAGCAAACTTTAACTTGCATTGATTATGTTTAGATTCAATCTTTAAATATGTCAagtaatgttaaaaatgtacaatttaaaatacaataatgaatCCGGTTTTGtagaattacagtacaaacctTAAATTAATTGAATATTTAAACTACTGTACTGGTTAACAGTAGACGCTTCTTAAAATTCTCATAAAATATAAGCTTTAAGATTACTGTGAAATatcctcaaatgaaaacatacagaagaaatacaaaagaaatTGATACATCTACAAAAGTTTCACTGTTTCAATTAAAGTGCAATTGGaaactaaattacaaataaagtaaaatcAAAACACAGCACAAAAGGCCAATGATTCTGTACCAGTAGTGAGTGCAATGTAGCAGATAAAGAACAATCCTCCTCCAAATTGCCACTAATCCGCTGGATCCATCCCTGGTGTAGCTAGGAGGAAATAAGGACACGCGAatattcactgaaaagtccttaAAAAGTAAGATTTCATATTTTACCATTTCTTTAAAGAAACGTAATGCATGTCAGCACTCCAGCCAGAAAAATTTGAATCACCAAACGAAGGAAGACATGGATTCACAACAATGGACAATTATCACAGATGCATCATATCAAGGTAAAAGAAAGCAGGAAAGCaaagttcagccggcccgcaataaaaagtgatGATCGTTGATGCCctccctggattcaaacccgAGTGGGTTCCCAAATACGAAACCGtgtcttcaaccactacaccacagagctactGTCAAGTGTATTTATAACTTCATGGCTTCCCACACTTGAAAAGGGAAGGAATTGACCAGACTCAGGATTTCACTTGTTCTTCAATTTATTTGACCAGTAACAAGAAAGGTGAAAAACctttaaacatacaaaaaaataacacattaaacaaagctCAATATTTCCCattaaatacaatacaacacgGAACATCAAGCAAAGGGTAAGTATATTTTACACATAGATATTAGATAGACAtagatatttcattttgttatcCCAGGTAAACAGTGTAAATCTGGCATTGCATACCCAGAAAGCCAGCTCTACTTTTAGACCTATTTCCTTTTAAAGTAAcctgttattgtttgtttaccCTTGATCATTCTATACAgcatttccatattttattcataatttcaCCTAAATGAAATCAAGCATTCTAAACCATTAACTGTGAATTAGAACAATATTAATAggttcagaaatggtttgaaGGTTTTTTGACGTGCACTGCTAATTAGTTTAATTTCGCTCACCTGCTGAGGTGCACTGCGGAGCCGCGCTCTGTCACGCGCATGCAGAAGCAGCCTctgtcacatgcacacgcactcaGACACACCTCCCAGCAGATCGCCGAAACAGCTACACATCTGCCAAGAGTTGGTATAGCATTTCGACATTACTGTAGATCATTAACATCATGCTGAGTTTCAATatgtcactagacaccattacgcattgtgttaaactgacactTCTTATTAAATTTCCCCCCACCActaatagcatctatgaactgtatggcttttgtcactggccattttaacagcttattagcaaTTCGTGAATggcatttatacaataactatcaatacaggtgacgataacttacttattcgtcaagtgaaaagatgagggaattgtgtagccagctaagtgtttgtctaccctgaacaaatcctaatatctcAAGAACAGCATAGATGAGTAAAATATTGTTTGATGGG is a window of Esox lucius isolate fEsoLuc1 chromosome 19, fEsoLuc1.pri, whole genome shotgun sequence DNA encoding:
- the etfbkmt gene encoding electron transfer flavoprotein beta subunit lysine methyltransferase; this encodes MLLLNRRAILYLKDKGFMKIVQALCTSTTNGYLQDCVSDNDIKNFIKENTEIVNERNLTPEIRLRLFTPNCRFWHARPELWPFSDPFWAIYWPGGQALTRYLLSNPGVSKGKRVLDLGCGCGASAIAAKFCGAAHVVANDIDPVAGIATQLNCELNGLETVMFEKENIIGSEPGGYDLILLGDMFYEEALADSLHNWLNHCIQTYGTQVLIGDPGRASFEGHGIRRLLRQEAQFELPEAVREENYGLTCTTVWRYLPGL